The Acinonyx jubatus isolate Ajub_Pintada_27869175 chromosome A2, VMU_Ajub_asm_v1.0, whole genome shotgun sequence genomic sequence ACCCTGTACTTGGCCTAAGTTTGGCAATGATCCTTTCTAAGAAGTCAAGGAgggtttcctggaggaggagtCATGAAAGATAGGCTATGAAGGATGAGTAAGAGTTTGCCAAGTGGAAGAGACTTCTGGAAGGAGTTTCCCGGAGGGGCAAACAGTTGAGGCAACAACCTAGTAATGGGAAAGGGCAGTTTCAGGGAATGAGCGATTCCTGGATGGACAGATACTTCAGCCTCAACATTTTGAGCTTCCTAGAGTCTGCTTTTGGCCTCACCAGGGCGAGGTGGGGCCTCAGCACTGGGCCTGGCCTCTCTGACTTGTTTTCCCTCTCCACAGCCCCCTGGGGGTGGCATTGATGAGTGCCCTGATCCTGGGTCTGCTTTTCATGGCTATCTACAACTTGTCTCCTGGTGATATCTACTATGACCCACTCTATGCTGGTGAGTCAGTCAGAGAGAACTGTGTGAGCAAGGGCCTCCTCCATCAGACTGGGGGTCCTGGAAGGGCTCCCATCAGACTGGAGAAGCTCACAGAGACTGGAGAACCCTCAGTGGTTGGGGAACCTTAGAGGGCCACCCCCTTCAGACCTGGGGCTCTTCAGAGAAGGACTGTATCTTCCCCTCAGACTGGGAGCCCCTGAAAGACTTCCTCATCACTTTGGGATCCCCTGAGGGCAGAGACAGTGCCTTCTCAACCTGAGGACTTCCAAAGGCAGGGACTGTGCCTCCTCATGAGGCAGGGCTGTGGGTCATGTGACCGGTGGAGCATGGTGACTGGGAGCAGTCGTTGGACAAGGATCCTTGCCTGGAATCTGGGTCTCAGAAAAGCTGCCTCAGGCCTCTCCCACACCCAGGCTGTGCCCCGCCCACTCTTCCCACAGTGTTCACTATCTTCGCCTTCACCTCGGTGGTGGACCTCCTTATTGCTCTCCAGGAAGATGGCTACATGGTGGGCTTCATGGAGTTCATTACCAAGGAGGTACATAGCGGGCAGCTGGGGATGCCTCCTGCTCTGTCGCCCATCTGAGCCCTGACCTGCCCTTGCAGGGAGAGCCATACTTGCGCACTGCCCATGGAGTCTTCATCTGCTACTGGGATGGCACCGTTCACTACCTCCTCTACCTGGCCATGGCTGGTGCCATCCACAGAAGGTGCATGGGGTGGGTGGAGTGGCACCTGGACCATGAGAAGGAGGTCATGTTCTCAGGTGGGGTCCCAAGCCTGAGTGGAGCCAGAAGTGTGCATAGGGGAAATCAGGAGGCTTCTCTAGGGCTCCAGCCAGGAGTGGCCAGGGAATGTCACAGGTGTATGCTATAGTTAGCTCTCTTCTCTTGTATTGCCCTGTGCCTAGGCAGCCACTTCTGTCCTTGGACAGACAGTCTGActgttcattccttcattcatctcCCTGTTGTCCCTTCTGTCCTGGACAAAACTGGGAGGGACCCAGAGTTGGGGAGCCCAGGGTGGACCCTGGCCTCTGGCTGGGGCTCTGAGACTTGGGAACAGGCATCTGTTGGTCACCCCTCTGTCCCTGACCCCAGGAAGAGATACCGGAACCTTGGACTGTACTGGCTGGGATCTTTCATCATGAGCATTCTGGTATTTCTTCCAGGAAACATCCTTGGTAAGGACTTGGCTTTGAGGGATCCTATCTCCTCGGGCTGGGTCACTATCCTGCACCTAGAAGGTTCATAGgtagaggggagaggcagaccaGTATGTGGAGTGGCTGAACCAGAGGGATACCCAAGGTGTATCCAGAGGGAGCAAGTATAGAGGCTATACCCagaaggtaaactgaggcaagcCAGGCTAAGGAGCATAGACATCATCTTATGAGCATTGGGGAGGCAGAGGTGTTAGAGCTTAAATAAAGATTGCATTTGtgtggggcgtgtgggtggcttgcagtcagttaagcgtctggctcttgacttcagctcaggtcatggtctcacagttcgtgagatcgagccccacatcaggctctgtactggcagcacaggagactgcttgggattctctctctgtctctctctgtctctgcccctcccctgctctctctctttctttctcaaaataaattttaaaaaatgaaaaaaaaattgcatttgtgAATTACTAGTTCCATCTAGGGACTCTGGTGTGATTCACCTACAGGTCTGGCCAGGTCTGGGTGATCCTCACTGAGTGACACCCCCACTCTCCTACTATGACAGGGAAATACAGCTCAGAGATCAGACCTGCCTTCTTCCTGGCCATCCCCTATATGCTGGTCCCATGCTGGGCTGGCATGAGGGTCTTCAGCCAGTCCCGGGCACCAACCAGCTGTATCCCTCACATGGTAAGTGCCCTGCCCCCAGACAGTTCCCTGTGCCAGCATACCTCAGTGTCCCCCCATTAGAGTTCCTTGTGGTCAAAAATATGCCCTCTTTGGAAGGATTTCCTTGGCCATTAGGAAAGAAGGGATGAGCCTTTATTGAGTGCCTGTTGGATACCAGActtctcacactgtctctctcccatGGGGCAGGTACAGGAGGAGCAAAGAAAGGGCCTCCTGCGACGCCCGGTTGACCTGGTCCTTGTCATATACCTCACCCTTGCTGGGTTCTTCACCCTCTTCCGGGGCCTGGTGAGTCTGCAGTGGCCAGCCTTTCTTCTACCTCCAGCCCcc encodes the following:
- the TM6SF2 gene encoding transmembrane 6 superfamily member 2 isoform X4; the encoded protein is MDIPPLAGKIAALSLGALPLSYALNYVSALSHPLGVALMSALILGLLFMAIYNLSPGDIYYDPLYAVFTIFAFTSVVDLLIALQEDGYMVGFMEFITKEGEPYLRTAHGVFICYWDGTVHYLLYLAMAGAIHRRKRYRNLGLYWLGSFIMSILVFLPGNILGKYSSEIRPAFFLAIPYMLVPCWAGMRVFSQSRAPTSCIPHMVQEEQRKGLLRRPVDLVLVIYLTLAGFFTLFRGLVVLDCPTDACFIYIYQYEPYLRDPVAYPKVQMLVYMFYVLPFYGLAVYALIVPGCSWLPDWALVFAGAVGQAPDIHPPCVATRHSSRTWVPPCTCAHPSPTVCLMTPGPASSGATCCMRWAPTCWPSAAFSGPPSSCALPLAPRPTTRSSTERAGDSPGLCLHA